The Longimicrobium sp. genome has a segment encoding these proteins:
- a CDS encoding FkbM family methyltransferase, with product MSGAAPAAFGGAPPVPGLSDDQRRRIRLAARCPEVPALPRVPGAGEVFAEDGVRCQRMHNGVRVVEDGYCGRWMTELIRELRGYHEPQEEAVFHQLLPRVRQGGTMVELGGYWGYYSLWFQRVVADARTYLVEPDPGHLRVGRQNFALNGAEGRFTEAAVGRVSGPPAPFPCDSDGLVRQVPRVSLDDFLAREGIESVDVLLADIQGFELEMLEGASGALDRGAIRFLVLSTHHHSISGDPLTHQKCLQLLQGRGARIIAAHGVAESYTGDGLIVAALRPEDASLPTVEVSHNRASESLFREVEYDLADAWAQIAELRRVAQWPPVRLARAVLRRARGLSYQRSRP from the coding sequence GGTGCCGGGGCTTTCCGACGACCAGCGCCGCCGCATCCGCCTGGCCGCGCGGTGTCCCGAGGTGCCGGCCCTGCCCCGCGTTCCGGGCGCGGGCGAGGTGTTCGCGGAAGACGGAGTGCGCTGCCAGCGCATGCACAACGGCGTACGGGTGGTGGAAGACGGCTACTGCGGCCGGTGGATGACGGAGCTCATCCGCGAGCTGCGAGGCTACCACGAGCCGCAGGAGGAAGCCGTCTTCCACCAGCTGCTGCCCCGGGTGCGCCAGGGCGGCACCATGGTGGAGCTGGGCGGCTACTGGGGCTACTACTCGCTGTGGTTTCAGCGGGTGGTGGCCGATGCGCGCACCTACCTGGTGGAGCCCGATCCCGGGCACCTGCGGGTGGGGCGGCAGAACTTTGCCCTGAACGGCGCCGAGGGGCGGTTCACCGAGGCGGCGGTGGGGCGGGTGTCGGGCCCGCCGGCGCCCTTTCCGTGCGACAGCGACGGGCTGGTACGCCAGGTGCCCCGGGTGTCGCTCGACGACTTCCTGGCCCGCGAGGGGATCGAGTCGGTCGACGTCCTGCTGGCCGACATCCAGGGCTTCGAGCTGGAGATGCTGGAGGGCGCGTCGGGCGCGCTGGACCGCGGCGCCATCCGGTTCCTGGTCCTGTCCACGCACCACCACTCCATCTCGGGCGACCCGCTGACCCACCAGAAGTGCCTGCAGCTGCTGCAGGGGCGGGGCGCGCGGATCATCGCCGCCCACGGTGTGGCCGAGTCGTACACCGGCGACGGGCTGATCGTGGCGGCGCTACGCCCGGAGGACGCCTCGCTGCCCACCGTGGAAGTGAGCCACAACCGGGCGTCCGAAAGCCTCTTCCGCGAAGTGGAGTACGACCTGGCCGACGCCTGGGCGCAGATCGCCGAGCTGCGGCGGGTGGCGCAGTGGCCGCCGGTCCGGCTCGCGCGCGCCGTGCTTCGGCGCGCCCGGGGCCTTTCATATCAACGCAGCAGGCCATGA